The following proteins are co-located in the Periplaneta americana isolate PAMFEO1 chromosome 12, P.americana_PAMFEO1_priV1, whole genome shotgun sequence genome:
- the LOC138710616 gene encoding uncharacterized protein, whose translation MMGRTSDEEGETSAKTCRSDDSSDRPLKKARYLWQIKGKYHLKKPEHEDGAKLYLADETKDGYTLHPIEMSHCESGKPGSDGGSADSTNNDVQKPEIACLPSPMVSAVVSPVESEDLNPLQLQKWQARQVARCFVDNTINRVLEDMGFIPLAVDADDLMENFDMSEIRRNDEHLEDAAVMMAIHSHGLQRAVADMRGGNQNLNSVAVTDSCVCNFSLDSVGLQNGLSDDHMRRWYEQSPRDVLNNTVTHEVCPMRANRSQFNPKWANTEDLCDNQHEKDMEANATFTSRNSLGEELDSKSVDVGIVGNDDNSMFNSDMNFGDELEERSNASFEHTDFLDKAVAVAIQKKGLSTLSGIEYG comes from the coding sequence ATGATGGGCAGGACGAGTGATGAAGAAGGTGAAACATCAGCAAAAACTTGTAGATCAGATGATTCTAGTGATAGACCACTGAAGAAAGCTCGATATCTGTGGCAAATTAAAGGAAAGTACCATCTGAAGAAGCCAGAGCATGAAGATGGAGCAAAACTCTATCTAGCAGATGAAACCAAAGATGGATACACACTTCATCCAATAGAAATGTCACATTGCGAGTCTGGAAAACCTGGCAGTGATGGAGGAAGTGCagattctacaaataatgatgtTCAGAAACCGGAAATAGCATGTTTGCCTTCTCCAATGGTTTCAGCAGTTGTTTCACCAGTGGAATCTGAAGATCTCAATCCATTGCAGCTACAGAAATGGCAAGCTAGGCAAGTGGCAAGATGTTTTGTTGATAACACTATTAACAGAGTTCTTGAAGATATGGGCTTTATTCCCTTGGCTGTAGATGCAGATGATTTGATGGAAAACTTCGATATGTCAGAAATTCGGAGAAATGATGAACATCTAGAAGATGCAGCTGTTATGATGGCAATTCATAGTCATGGATTGCAGAGAGCAGTGGCTGACATGAGGGGTGGGAATCAAAATCTTAATTCTGTAGCAGTTACAGACTCTTGTGTATGTAATTTCTCTTTGGATTCTGTAGGTTTACAGAATGGCTTAAGTGATGATCACATGAGACGTTGGTATGAGCAGTCACCACGAGATGTTCTTAATAACACAGTTACTCATGAAGTATGTCCTATGAGAGCAAATAGGAGTCAGTTCAATCCAAAATGGGCTAACACTGAAGACCTATGTGACAATCAACATGAAAAAGATATGGAAGCAAATGCTACTTTCACTTCAAGGAACAGTTTGGGAGAAGAATTGGATTCAAAGTCAGTCGATGTAGGAATTGTCGGAAATGATGACAACTCAATGTTTAACAGTGACATGAATTTTGGGGATGAATTGGAAGAGAGAAGCAATGCATCTTTCGAGCATACAGACTTTCTTGATAAGGCTGTGGCAGTGGCTATTCAAAAGAAAGGATTGAGTACTCTTAGTGGTATAGAGTATGGCTGA